The proteins below come from a single Parageobacillus toebii NBRC 107807 genomic window:
- a CDS encoding putative RNA methyltransferase yields the protein MNKFEGIFQCPICSSPMGTVDLKSLVCSNNHTFDIAKQGYVNLMTRSLATKYDKELFESRKIIAENGFFEPLYKMISEWIKNEVHLEALLNMNLTEITIDLDILVGKK from the coding sequence ATGAATAAATTTGAAGGGATTTTTCAATGTCCTATTTGTTCGTCCCCTATGGGAACCGTGGACTTGAAAAGTTTGGTTTGCTCTAACAACCATACTTTTGATATCGCTAAGCAGGGATATGTAAATTTGATGACTCGTTCTCTCGCAACGAAGTACGATAAGGAATTATTTGAATCACGTAAGATTATTGCTGAAAATGGATTTTTTGAACCGTTATACAAGATGATTAGTGAATGGATAAAAAATGAAGTGCATTTAGAGGCATTGTTAAATATGAATTTAACCGAAATAACCATCGATCTAGATATTTTAGTTGGAAAAAAATAA
- a CDS encoding MerR family transcriptional regulator, with amino-acid sequence MAMRVKEVADLVGISVRTLHYYDEIGLLTPEKTTEAGYRLYTDADLEKLQQILFFKELGFPLKKIKEIINNPSFDRYEALVLQRKMLLEKRRRLDKMIATIDKTIQHMKGEIQMTNKEKFEGFDFRHNPYEQEARERWGDEAVDKANAKIGSMSKEEQKAMVQTMNSIYQKLAALRHGSPESEEAQAAIKEWYDFLNNNFGNYSLEAFKGLGQMYVDDARFTKNIDQFGEGLAKFMRDAMAVFADKNKK; translated from the coding sequence ATGGCAATGAGAGTGAAAGAAGTGGCAGATTTAGTTGGCATTAGTGTGCGCACACTGCATTATTATGATGAAATCGGGCTATTAACCCCAGAGAAGACAACCGAAGCTGGTTACCGCCTTTATACAGATGCTGATCTTGAGAAATTGCAACAAATTTTATTTTTTAAAGAGCTTGGCTTCCCTTTAAAAAAGATCAAAGAAATTATCAATAATCCTTCGTTTGACCGATATGAGGCGTTGGTGCTGCAGCGGAAAATGCTGCTGGAGAAACGCAGGCGGCTCGATAAAATGATTGCGACAATTGATAAGACCATTCAGCACATGAAAGGAGAAATTCAAATGACAAACAAAGAGAAATTTGAAGGTTTTGATTTTCGTCATAATCCATATGAACAAGAAGCACGTGAACGTTGGGGAGATGAAGCGGTTGATAAAGCAAACGCTAAAATCGGGAGCATGTCTAAAGAAGAACAAAAAGCTATGGTTCAAACAATGAATTCGATCTATCAAAAACTTGCAGCCCTTCGCCACGGCTCGCCTGAATCAGAAGAGGCGCAAGCGGCAATTAAAGAATGGTATGACTTTTTGAACAATAACTTTGGCAATTACTCGCTCGAAGCGTTCAAAGGATTAGGGCAAATGTACGTGGATGATGCACGCTTCACTAAAAACATCGACCAATTTGGAGAAGGCCTGGCAAAATTTATGCGCGATGCCATGGCAGTCTTTGCGGATAAAAACAAAAAATGA
- a CDS encoding DUF2269 family protein — MTSLYKILVFIHIFSAILGMGPGFILMHVVKPAKTMTQLKYAYAIRRQLHTFTMIGGTLLLITGLLMGFLNRSLFQMGWYVTSLVLFLIALAMGPLVLAPKSRPIKHLLETYKGEDIPEEYTRLSNQLFRYERIENGIFLIIIALMILKPF, encoded by the coding sequence ATGACATCACTTTATAAAATTCTTGTTTTTATACATATTTTTTCAGCGATATTAGGTATGGGACCGGGTTTTATTTTAATGCATGTCGTAAAACCCGCGAAAACAATGACGCAACTTAAATATGCTTACGCAATTAGACGGCAGCTGCATACCTTCACTATGATCGGAGGCACACTTTTACTTATTACAGGTTTGTTAATGGGATTTTTAAATAGAAGCTTATTTCAGATGGGCTGGTATGTGACAAGCCTTGTTCTCTTCTTAATTGCACTCGCGATGGGACCGCTTGTATTAGCGCCTAAATCAAGACCAATAAAACATTTGTTAGAAACTTATAAGGGAGAAGACATACCAGAGGAATATACGCGTTTATCCAATCAGCTTTTTCGTTATGAGCGCATAGAAAACGGTATTTTTTTAATCATTATTGCACTTATGATTCTAAAACCATTTTGA
- a CDS encoding trans-sulfuration enzyme family protein, with translation MNKRENRKEMNLEGLRTETLVVHGDDWVTNDGTIAPAIYYSATFRAHNSSEFAEMAGTPRHPRYYTRYGNPVHERVTKIMAELEGTETAMVTGSGMGAIATTILALVSAGDHVIAQTRHYMSTAKIMDEMLPRFGVEVTLVEQADINAFAEAIRPNTKLIMVETPANPTLVLTDLAAVVELARPHGIIVVADNTFASPINQRPHDLGVDIVIHSATKYLGGHHDLTAGVICTSEELAERIWHTHISIGSVLSPMDAWLLLRGLRTLPIRMERINANALALAKFLEEQPQVERVYYPGLPSHPQHELAKRQMKGFGAVIAFAIKGGYEETQRFVSALKLPPNAVSLGGIDSLVVHTAAMWEGVMTEEQMKTAGIPSNFVRFSVGIEHIEDLKADVWQALQVV, from the coding sequence ATGAACAAACGTGAAAATCGTAAAGAGATGAACCTTGAAGGACTCCGAACCGAAACATTGGTCGTGCATGGCGATGACTGGGTAACTAATGATGGGACGATAGCTCCGGCAATTTATTACTCAGCTACGTTTCGCGCGCATAATTCCAGTGAATTTGCGGAAATGGCGGGAACACCCCGTCATCCTCGGTATTACACGCGTTACGGCAATCCAGTGCATGAGCGTGTAACGAAGATTATGGCTGAACTGGAAGGTACAGAAACTGCAATGGTAACTGGCTCCGGGATGGGGGCAATTGCTACGACCATTTTGGCTTTGGTCAGCGCAGGAGATCATGTGATTGCACAGACACGGCATTATATGAGCACCGCCAAGATCATGGATGAAATGTTACCGCGATTTGGTGTGGAAGTGACTCTGGTCGAACAAGCGGACATCAACGCCTTTGCGGAAGCGATACGGCCTAACACAAAGCTTATCATGGTAGAAACGCCAGCTAATCCGACTTTGGTGTTGACCGATTTAGCTGCTGTGGTGGAGTTGGCGCGCCCGCATGGAATTATCGTCGTAGCTGATAACACCTTCGCGTCTCCGATCAATCAGCGTCCTCACGATCTAGGCGTTGATATCGTTATTCATAGCGCGACAAAATATTTGGGTGGACACCATGATTTGACAGCTGGTGTCATCTGCACCAGCGAGGAGTTAGCCGAGCGTATTTGGCATACGCATATTTCCATCGGCTCCGTCCTCTCGCCAATGGATGCATGGCTATTATTGCGCGGTCTGCGCACGCTTCCGATACGGATGGAACGCATTAATGCCAACGCCTTAGCATTGGCAAAGTTTTTGGAGGAGCAGCCGCAAGTAGAGCGTGTGTATTATCCTGGCCTTCCTAGCCATCCGCAACACGAATTGGCAAAACGGCAGATGAAAGGGTTCGGAGCGGTTATTGCCTTTGCCATTAAAGGGGGTTATGAAGAAACTCAGCGGTTCGTTTCCGCATTGAAACTACCACCTAATGCGGTGAGTCTGGGAGGGATCGATTCCCTTGTGGTACATACAGCGGCGATGTGGGAAGGAGTAATGACCGAGGAGCAGATGAAGACAGCTGGGATTCCGTCCAATTTCGTGAGATTCTCGGTCGGCATCGAACACATCGAGGACCTGAAAGCGGATGTATGGCAGGCTCTGCAGGTAGTTTAA
- a CDS encoding IS110-like element ISGka2 family transposase, with amino-acid sequence MDVIYPRCAGLDVHAETIVACALWEEDGHIQKDIQTFSTFSKGLGDLLEWLEEHGVTHVAMESTGVYWKPVFAFLEGYVDLTLANPQRIKNVPGRKTDVSDAEWIAKLLRHGLVEKSFVPPADIRELRDFTRLRKKWVGQLTSEKNRIQKVLESSNVKLGSVLSDLFGVSGKDILARLLEKGYVDKDELDQCLRGRLKKKKQAVYDSLLGTLTEHELRLLRLLWKHVEELEQLIEEVDQHIDRLLEPYREEVELLMTMPGVKKQTAAVIIAEMGTDMSVFETPERAASWTGLSPGNHESAGKRKSTRTTKGNPHLRSALCEAAWSAARSKTHPLSRKFWSLAARCGKKKALIAIARRMLVIIFCMISRKEPFRQPQLI; translated from the coding sequence ATGGATGTCATCTATCCTCGCTGCGCAGGATTGGATGTTCATGCCGAAACCATCGTCGCCTGCGCACTATGGGAAGAAGATGGACACATTCAAAAGGACATTCAAACCTTCTCCACGTTCTCGAAAGGACTTGGCGACCTGCTTGAGTGGCTCGAAGAACATGGCGTTACCCATGTCGCCATGGAATCCACCGGCGTGTATTGGAAACCGGTCTTCGCCTTCCTCGAGGGCTATGTCGACTTGACACTGGCCAATCCGCAGCGGATCAAAAATGTCCCGGGAAGAAAAACCGATGTCTCTGACGCCGAGTGGATCGCCAAGCTGCTCCGCCATGGACTCGTTGAAAAAAGTTTCGTCCCCCCAGCGGATATTCGCGAATTGCGGGATTTTACCCGCCTCCGCAAAAAGTGGGTCGGACAGCTGACTTCGGAGAAAAACCGGATTCAAAAAGTGCTCGAGTCTTCCAATGTCAAACTCGGCTCGGTCCTCTCCGATCTCTTCGGCGTTTCCGGAAAAGACATCCTCGCCCGGCTGCTTGAGAAGGGATACGTGGACAAGGACGAGTTGGATCAATGCCTGCGCGGAAGGCTCAAAAAGAAAAAGCAAGCGGTGTACGATTCGCTGCTCGGCACCTTGACCGAACACGAGCTCCGTCTCCTTCGCCTCTTGTGGAAACACGTTGAGGAATTGGAGCAGTTAATCGAAGAAGTCGACCAGCACATCGACCGCCTGCTCGAGCCGTATCGCGAGGAAGTCGAATTGCTGATGACCATGCCCGGAGTGAAAAAACAAACCGCCGCCGTCATCATAGCCGAGATGGGAACCGACATGAGCGTCTTTGAAACGCCGGAACGGGCGGCTTCATGGACTGGATTGTCCCCCGGCAACCATGAAAGCGCCGGAAAGCGAAAGAGCACGCGCACGACAAAAGGCAATCCCCATCTCCGATCGGCGTTATGCGAGGCGGCATGGTCAGCAGCTCGATCCAAGACGCATCCCTTGTCCCGAAAGTTTTGGTCGTTGGCGGCCCGGTGCGGGAAGAAAAAAGCCCTCATCGCCATTGCTCGGCGGATGTTGGTGATCATCTTTTGCATGATCTCCCGCAAAGAGCCGTTCCGCCAACCACAACTTATTTAG
- a CDS encoding DMT family transporter gives MKEMSSKYLYIFLLVTVILLWSYGWVLTKIGLSYMGPFTFAALRFLLASIAMIVVLSFLKASRPKGKEWIILFIMGLLQTTAMFLLINYGMMFVNVSKSSILIYSMPIWSGILGYIFLHESLGALLVTIGVYLATVAKPKERHKIERSSINIKS, from the coding sequence ATGAAAGAGATGTCAAGCAAGTATTTATACATCTTTTTATTAGTAACTGTTATTTTGTTATGGAGTTATGGATGGGTTCTAACGAAGATAGGATTAAGTTACATGGGGCCCTTTACATTTGCTGCTTTACGCTTTTTACTAGCTTCAATAGCGATGATAGTCGTTTTATCTTTTTTAAAGGCCTCTAGACCAAAAGGTAAAGAATGGATTATTCTTTTTATAATGGGTTTGTTACAAACAACCGCCATGTTTCTATTAATCAATTACGGAATGATGTTTGTAAATGTGAGCAAATCTTCAATACTGATTTACTCGATGCCTATATGGAGTGGAATCCTCGGATATATCTTTCTTCATGAATCATTAGGAGCATTGTTGGTTACGATTGGTGTTTACTTAGCAACCGTGGCTAAACCTAAAGAAAGGCATAAAATAGAACGATCTTCTATAAATATAAAAAGCTAA
- a CDS encoding YjdJ family protein, whose amino-acid sequence MRIIIQFGLVTILLLFSTLAAWYEGSAILDNPWEWKHSTPFSQMLYGQVHSESHISQLDYFVYAAKFRPIFPSIMAISSLYLLILIGYYFLKLQHKRCAYFLLILGGGLFLLSYFFIDSTSIGGKIFFYIWLVSGSLCTVIAIITYFQVLNRNKRI is encoded by the coding sequence TTGAGGATTATTATTCAATTTGGATTAGTCACTATTTTACTTTTATTTTCTACTCTAGCTGCTTGGTATGAAGGTAGTGCAATATTAGATAATCCTTGGGAATGGAAGCATTCAACACCATTTTCCCAAATGCTATACGGTCAAGTACATAGTGAAAGCCATATTTCACAACTTGACTACTTTGTATACGCGGCTAAATTCCGTCCTATTTTTCCAAGTATCATGGCAATAAGCAGTTTATACTTATTAATTCTTATTGGGTACTATTTCTTAAAACTGCAGCATAAAAGATGTGCTTATTTTCTATTAATTTTAGGAGGAGGCTTATTCCTACTTAGTTATTTTTTTATTGATTCTACTTCAATAGGTGGAAAAATCTTTTTTTATATTTGGTTAGTGAGTGGATCTTTGTGTACTGTAATAGCTATAATAACTTATTTCCAAGTATTAAATCGTAATAAAAGGATATAA
- a CDS encoding tetratricopeptide repeat protein: protein MRTIIIWCIVGAAIGWMLGMAGVQIPDWAAVGIVIALVVVIVGYHAYVLFWTKNIQLVEAYLKKRKKQPYYALMLALANGDLEKAERYTEQLTGKYEEARKSALVNIQIEKNQLEEAADIANEIKNDTVRYYNQALVALMQGKEEQFAQAKNNVANRVLRYVLEAEKAFRQGDKKEAEQLGHLAISSARGLQKYVLVRSLERQQKNPNRHSFF, encoded by the coding sequence ATGAGAACAATTATTATTTGGTGCATAGTAGGAGCCGCAATAGGATGGATGCTCGGGATGGCGGGAGTGCAGATCCCAGATTGGGCCGCCGTCGGAATCGTAATTGCGCTGGTCGTTGTCATTGTTGGTTATCATGCGTATGTTCTTTTTTGGACAAAGAATATCCAGCTCGTCGAAGCATATCTCAAGAAGCGAAAGAAGCAGCCTTATTACGCTTTGATGCTGGCGCTGGCAAACGGGGATCTTGAGAAGGCGGAGCGATATACCGAACAACTGACGGGAAAGTATGAAGAAGCGCGAAAATCGGCGCTGGTGAATATTCAAATAGAGAAAAATCAGCTGGAAGAAGCCGCTGACATAGCGAATGAAATCAAGAACGATACCGTCCGTTATTATAACCAGGCGCTCGTCGCCCTCATGCAAGGGAAAGAGGAGCAGTTTGCACAGGCAAAGAACAACGTGGCAAATCGAGTGCTCCGTTATGTATTGGAGGCAGAAAAGGCTTTTCGCCAAGGAGACAAAAAAGAGGCGGAACAGCTTGGCCATCTCGCTATTTCTTCCGCAAGAGGCCTGCAAAAATATGTGCTTGTCCGATCATTAGAACGTCAGCAAAAAAATCCAAACAGACATTCATTTTTTTAA
- a CDS encoding CPBP family intramembrane glutamic endopeptidase: protein MFVIFFVPIQTTSEELFFRGFLLQWIGKLVKQPILLSIIVGFIFGALHFGNPEMSNSALWAGLDYVFTGFMLSYITIRTNSAEFTIGAHAANNMFFLYLFDI from the coding sequence ATATTCGTTATTTTTTTTGTCCCTATTCAAACTACTTCGGAAGAGTTATTTTTCAGAGGATTTTTATTGCAATGGATAGGAAAGCTAGTCAAACAACCAATTTTATTATCCATCATAGTAGGATTTATCTTTGGAGCATTACATTTTGGTAATCCTGAGATGTCAAATAGCGCACTTTGGGCAGGGTTAGATTATGTTTTCACTGGGTTCATGCTTTCATACATCACTATTCGAACCAATAGTGCTGAATTCACGATTGGTGCTCATGCTGCAAACAATATGTTTTTTTTGTATCTTTTTGACATATGA
- a CDS encoding PadR family transcriptional regulator, with translation MSLRSQLLKGVLEGCILAIIKQESVYGYELSVKLQQFGLNDVSEGSIYPLLLRLQKAGLIKGEMRDSPSGPKRKYYHLTEKGEKALQDFITEWESIRTPVEAILRGGEVT, from the coding sequence ATGTCGCTAAGAAGCCAGTTGTTAAAAGGGGTGCTGGAAGGATGCATTTTGGCCATTATTAAACAAGAATCCGTGTACGGCTATGAATTGTCAGTAAAGCTGCAGCAATTTGGCCTCAATGACGTAAGTGAAGGCTCCATTTATCCGCTTTTGCTTCGGCTGCAAAAAGCGGGATTGATTAAGGGAGAAATGCGTGACTCCCCTTCAGGTCCGAAGAGGAAATATTATCATCTGACAGAAAAAGGGGAGAAAGCGCTGCAAGACTTCATCACCGAGTGGGAGAGTATTCGGACGCCGGTAGAGGCGATTTTACGAGGGGGAGAGGTAACATGA